A genomic window from Pocillopora verrucosa isolate sample1 chromosome 7, ASM3666991v2, whole genome shotgun sequence includes:
- the LOC136282399 gene encoding NACHT, LRR and PYD domains-containing protein 12-like, with product MEKILEYLEPKAFNKVHYVAVVFWILINVIFFAVFVDMENSEPRFDFRCGGTKSENVDIVRGKCYEKYMKQYNKFAFPIFGFVILNLVLIAFVCAIYSQIVRAKVDQLSRGIRNGDQERQLLDQETASSTGNKLFIAYCCQLSIRMVLGIIFIILQTQLLYPLKFSSKFNCYLTDGTTQPRNLSDNAQNSTLHDCHNQRAEKKTFWMYAVLVMNGIHVAGILVETVYLISQACIERGFMQDSKFLKTHLRLNQHQKRKFEKFIKRTKKIIIQDTQGLLELQSPFTDNPGENTTVKHWTLDQIYTNLVVIPNRATYDFTENREEQLKIYPMSRGENSQLESLEDLLNVENKKVLIVGRAGIGKTLCCTKLLRDWALPGAKIHFDAAFFVKFRRFESANDLSLRELLIKTEYFPTNHLDDEVWNHLIENPEGVLILFDGFDEFKHNANMVRPPPHPRCIEEKKPIQILYQWLVTGKLLKDASIVTTTRPSALSSIKHLTFDKTFEILGFSSKQVEEYVYNLAGDERTVGETLWRHISSNTNLLSLCYVPVNSFIICTSLLQILESDSSDDVTLPAKLTSIYKIAVKVFYFKHTIELSDIPFALEHNLPTEELKKFEKLGRVAFEGIKEGKLILGGNEVSGMEDSALFHRLPDRKTDAINREPQFCFIHLTMQEFFAARHLANNMSDTELKNFVSENIKNGKWQLVFQFLAGLMEDKIHLSNEIITNLLPVETKEESYTEQWTDKEEKWTVTCWPTSGEKDLAMTLIKCLNENSRMKLEAQEKIQQLNFNFANFSNCHLTAVDCSSLVNVINVPQISHLDLSDNNIDSLGCFEICKLLKYRESQLSWLNLTRNQLTYEAAKYLAEAINNNNCQLRTLNLSDNNISHIGAQHLAEAINNNNCQLRTLNLSQNNISDIGAQHLADAINNNNCQLRTLDLSSNHISHIGAQHLAEAINNNNCQLHTLNLTHNNISDIGAQHLAEAINNNNCQLRKLNLTQNNISDIGAQHLADAINNNNCQLHTLNLTTNNISHIGAQHLADAINNNNCQLHTLNLTHNNISHIGAQHLAEAINNNNCQLHTLNLTENNISHIGAQHLADAINNNNCQLHTLHLTDNDISDIGAQHLADAIKNNNCQLRKLNLWKNNITEKVKQHTLNLLRNNQSKCKLFF from the exons ATGGAGAAGATTTTAGAATATTTGGAACCAAAAGCTTTCAACAAAGTTCACTACGTGGCAGTGGTTTTTTGGATTCTGATCAATGTCATCTTCTTCGCCGTATTCGTCGACATGGAAAACAGCGAGCCCAGGTTTGATTTCCGCTGTGGCGGAACGAAGAGTGAAAACGTCGACATTGTCCGTGGAAAATGTTACGAGAAATATATGAAGCAGTACAACAAATTCGCTTTTCCTATCTTTGGCTTCGTGATCCTCAATTTAGTCCTTATTGCATTTGTATGTGCCATTTACTCTCAAATAGTGAGAGCCAAAGTCGATCAACTGTCGCGAGGCATCCGTAACGGTGATCAAGAGAGACAGCTGCTCGACCAAGAGACTGCGTCATCAACTGGAAACAAGCTTTTTATTGCTTACTGCTGTCAACTATCGATAAGAATGGTTTTAGGAATAATTTTCATCATCCTACAAACTCAGTTGCTTTATCCTTTAAAGTTTTCCTCTAAGTTTAACTGTTATTTAACCGATGGAACCACTCAGCCGAGGAATTTATCCGACAACGCCCAAAACTCTACTTTACACGACTGTCACAATCAACGAGCGGAAAAGAAAACCTTCTGGATGTACGCTGTCCTTGTAATGAATGGAATTCATGTCGCTGGTATACTGGTTGAAACCGTCTACCTTATTTCGCAGGCATGCATTGAGAGGGGTTTCATGCAAGACTCAAAGTTTCTAAAAACACATCTAAGACTCAACCAACACcaaaaacgaaaatttgaaaaattcatcaaacgcacaaagaaaataatcattcaAGACACCCAAGGACTATTAGAACTCCAATCACCTTTTACAGATAATCCAGGCGAAAACACAACAGTAAAACATTGGACTTTGGATCAAATTTACACTAATCTTGTTGTGATTCCGAACAGAGCTACGTATGACTTTACTGAGAACAGAGAGGAACAACTCAAAATTTATCCAATGTCGCGCGGGGAAAACTCACAACTGGAAAGCTTGGAAGACCTcctaaatgttgaaaataagaaagtgtTAATCGTCGGTCGAGCCGGAATCGGCAAGACATTATGTTGTACCAAACTTCTCAGAGACTGGGCGTTACCTGGAGCCAAAATCCATTTTGATGCCGCCTTCTTTGTGAAATTCAGAAGATTCGAATCGGCGAACGACCTTAGCCTCAGGGAACTGTTAATTAAGACCGAGTATTTCCCAACAAATCACCTAGATGACGAGGTCTGGAATCACCTGATTGAGAACCCTGAAGGTGTACTCATACTTTTTGACGGATTCGACGAATTCAAACATAACGCAAACATGGTCCGACCTCCTCCTCATCCCAGGTGCATTGAAGAGAAAAAGCCAATCCAAATCCTATACCAATGGCTTGTGACCGGGAAACTCCTAAAAGATGCCTCAATTGTGACCACCACGAGACCTTCGGCTTTGTCGAGCATCAAACACCTTACGTTTGACAAAACGTTCGAAATTCTAGGATTTTCATCGAAGCAAGTTGAAGAATATGTCTACAATCTAGCCGGAGATGAAAGGACAGTTGGCGAAACACTATGGCGACACATCAGCAGCAACACGAATTTGCTCTCGCTATGTTATGTCCCGGTCAACAGCTTCATCATTTGCACAAGTCTGTTACAAATACTGGAGTCCGACAGTTCCGATGACGTTACCCTCCCTGCCAAATTAACATCGATATACAAGATTGCAGTGaaagtgttttattttaaacacacGATCGAACTGAGCGATATTCCGTTTGCTCTCGAACATAATTTGCCCACCGAAGAGCTGAAGAAATTCGAGAAACTAGGAAGAGTAGCGTTTGAAGGAATCAAAGAAGGAAAGCTGATCCTTGGAGGAAACGAAGTAAGCGGAATGGAAGACAGCGCTCTTTTTCACCGCTTACCCGACCGTAAAACTGACGCAATTAATCGTGAACcacaattctgtttcattcatttgacaatgcaagagtttttcgctGCGAGGCACCTAGCAAACAACATGAGTGACACAGaattaaaaaactttgtttCCGAGAACATCAAGAAcggcaaatggcagctggtttttcagtttctagcagGATTAATGGAGGATAAAATTCATCTATCAAACGAAATTATTACTAACCTTCTTCCTGTGGAAACTAAAGAAGAAAGCTACACCGAACAGTGGacagataaagaagaaaaatggacAGTGACCTGCTGGCCAACTAGCGGCGAAAAAGATTTAGCAATGAcattaataaaatgtttaaacgaAAATAGTAGAATGAAGTTAGAAGCacaggaaaaaattcaacaattgaactttaattttgcaaattttagtAATTGTCACCTCACAGCTGTTGATTGCTCTTCGTTAGTTAATGTAATTAATGTTccacaaatttcacatttagatttgAGTGACAATAACATTGATTCCTTAGGTTGCTTTGaaatttgtaaattgttaaaatatagggaatctcaactgagctggttaaaCCTCACAAGAAATCAATTGACATAtgaagcagcaaagtatttagctgaagccatcaacaacaacaactgtcagctacgcacgttaaacctctcagacaataacatctcacacattggagcacagcacttggctgaagccatcaacaacaacaactgtcagctacgcacgttaaacctttcacaaaataacatctcagacattggagcacagcacttggctgacgccatcaacaacaacaactgtcagctacgcactTTAGACCTCTCATCCAAtcacatctcacacattggagcacagcacttggctgaagccatcaacaacaacaactgtcagctacacacgttaaacctcacacacaataacatctcagacattggagcacagcacttggctgaagccatcaacaacaacaactgtcagctacgcaagTTAAACCTCACacaaaataacatctcagacattggagcacaacacttggctgacgccatcaacaacaacaactgtcagctacacacgttaaacctcacaacaaataacatctcacacattggagcacaacacttggctgacgccatcaacaacaacaactgtcagttacacacgttaaacctcacacacaataacatctcacacattggagcacagcacttggctgaagccatcaacaacaacaactgtcagctacacacgttaaacctcacagaaaataacatctcacacattggagcacaacacttggctgacgccatcaacaacaacaactgtcagctacacacgttacaCCTCACAGACAAtgacatctcagacattggagcacaacaCTTGGCTGATGccatcaaaaacaacaactgtcagctacgcaagTTAAACCTCTGgaaaaataac ATCACAGAAAAAGTTAAGCAACATACACTCAATTTACTTCGCAATAACCAGTCGAAGTGTAAGCTATTTTTTTAA